One window of the Patescibacteria group bacterium genome contains the following:
- a CDS encoding PrgI family protein, with amino-acid sequence MQFQVPQFIEVEDKIFGPLTFKQFIYLVGGAAMCFVLYIILPFFFAVLLIIPFAGFSLALAFYKINNRPFISVVESALNYTLKGKLYVWKKVTSEAKAKKGNTGKPALQSLELPKLSDSRLKELSWSLDVHQNVQ; translated from the coding sequence ATGCAATTTCAAGTCCCACAATTTATTGAGGTTGAAGATAAGATATTCGGGCCGCTGACATTCAAGCAGTTCATTTATTTGGTGGGTGGAGCGGCAATGTGCTTCGTTCTCTATATCATACTGCCGTTTTTCTTTGCTGTTCTGCTCATCATTCCTTTTGCGGGCTTTTCACTGGCGCTTGCTTTTTACAAAATCAACAACAGGCCGTTCATTTCGGTCGTTGAATCCGCCCTCAACTACACACTCAAAGGCAAACTCTATGTATGGAAAAAAGTGACATCCGAAGCGAAAGCCAAGAAAGGGAATACCGGCAAACCCGCGCTACAGAGCTTAGAATTACCCAAGCTCTCCGACAGCAGGCTCAAAGAACTCTCGTGGTCTCTTGATGTTCATCAAAATGTTCAATGA